The Enterobacter asburiae genome window below encodes:
- a CDS encoding Acb2/Tad1 domain-containing protein, which translates to MSEAKPQDGSTVKGYRSLTETEIGAMNDLKAISRNFLAEIEMLSTNSEYDRRWLAIAKTDMQTACMAACRAVARPDADC; encoded by the coding sequence GGTAGTACCGTTAAGGGATATCGCAGCCTGACCGAGACGGAAATCGGCGCAATGAACGATCTGAAAGCTATTAGCCGTAATTTCCTGGCTGAGATTGAAATGCTGTCTACCAACAGTGAATACGATCGTCGTTGGTTAGCCATCGCGAAAACCGATATGCAGACTGCATGCATGGCGGCCTGTCGTGCCGTTGCTCGCCCTGATGCGGATTGCTAA